The Equus quagga isolate Etosha38 chromosome 12, UCLA_HA_Equagga_1.0, whole genome shotgun sequence genome includes a region encoding these proteins:
- the RAB5IF gene encoding respirasome Complex Assembly Factor 1, whose protein sequence is MSGGRRKEEPPQPQLANGALKVSVWSKVLRSDAAWEDKDEFLDVIYWFRQIIAVVLGVIWGVLPLRGFLGIAGFCLINAGVLYLYFSNYLQIDEEEYGGTWELTKEGFMTSFALFMVIWIIFYTAIHYD, encoded by the exons ATGAGCGGCGGGCGGCGGAAGGAGGAGCCGCCTCAGCCGCAGCTGGCCAACGGGGCCCTCAAAGTCTCTGTCTGGAGCAAGGTGCTGCGGAGCGACGCGGCCTGGGAGGACAAG GATGAATTTTTAGATGTGATCTACTGGTTCCGACAGATCATTGCTGTGGTCCTAGGTGTCATTTGGGGAGTGTTACCATTACGAGGTTTCTTGGGAATAGCAGG ATTCTGCCTGATCAATGCAGGAGTCCTGTACCTCTACTTCAGCAACTACCTACAGATAGATGAGGAAGAGTATGGTGGCACGTGGGAGCTCACAAAAGAAGGGTTTATGACATCTTTTGCCTTGTTCATG GTCATCTGGATCATCTTTTATACTGCCATCCACTATGACTGA